In the Malassezia vespertilionis chromosome 1, complete sequence genome, one interval contains:
- the RIA1 gene encoding Cytoplasmic GTPase/eEF2-like protein (ribosomal biogenesis) (COG:J; BUSCO:EOG09260BSW; EggNog:ENOG503NU1V), producing the protein MPPREFASRNIRCCTLVGHVDHGKSSYADSLLAANGIISSRSAGQVRYLDSRADEQERGITMESSAVSLTFKLRRLTADDEVSEIEDYTLNLIDTPGHVDFSSEVSTASRLCDGALVIVDVVEGICSQTVAVLRQVWLDGLRTVLVLNKMDRLITELKLTPDEAHHRLMQLVEQANAVIGGFYAAERMEQDQRWHDERDRLLAARSEGGEDDLPAYRETRDDDLYFDPPRGNVIFASAIDHWGFRLDRFAQMYARKLGSKEATIRQFLWGNFYLDPKTKRVLTQKQMLKEKRNLRPMFVQFVLENIWRIYEHTVELRDQDMVDKIIAALSLTIHPRDLRSKDNTALMHAIMSQWLPLSPCTFGAIVHNLPSPVEAQPVRVPHMIRLDIGYFATEEELAPHSDLERDLFEARAGEDASLVVYVSKMFAVSAADLPENKRVQLSADEMRERGRALRAQNEQVQSAMAATGASAAPPAPRDEHQEAETPDAEIVLGFARIYSGSLRVGETVCAVLPKYRVHLPPSHPSNAPFLRETRIDALYMMMGRDLIAVQQVPAGNVFAVGGLAGTILRNGTLMRGTDEVVNLAGVRRNATPIVRVALEPKNPAEMPKLVEGLRLLNQADPCVEVMVQDNGEHVILTAGELHLERCLKDLRERFARCKIQQSPPLVPFRETGVKGTNMPPPKTEGAARGTIQGTALQNQVQYTIRAVPMPEELVEFLVVNQPTIRRLHRSRRHLLEEEEEIVPEDHECGDEDRPKARRVPMRLFWPALEQLLHQLGPKWAGIADRICAFGPRHTGPNLLVDLSGHFLRGGVRQRTQDPLHAVGEVQLNDTLDRELSDAVEHGFQLATSSGPLAAEPMQGMAFFVEHVSLHQDADAPRPKMAQVASALISGVREACKQGLLDWSPRLMLAMYYSEIQATPEVQGKVHAVLSRRRGRVLSEEMKEGTLFFTVGSLLPVVESFGFADGTLPVCSRRNSKAHLGRRESAAALCGVRCRTAHRSFRLFDMDPFWVPTTEEELEDLGEKGDRENVAKKYMDMVRKRKVCTGQGDEPQGLFTTRRLVASAEKQRTLKSN; encoded by the coding sequence ATGCCACCGAGGGAATTCGCCTCCCGGAATATCCGGTGCTGCACGTTGGTCGGCCATGTCGACCACGGCAAGTCGTCGTATGCCGActcgctgcttgccgcgaACGGGATCATCTCAAGCAGGTCCGCGGGCCAAGTACGCTACTTGGATAGCCGCGCAGAcgagcaggagcgcggGATTACGATGGAATCGAGTGCCGTGTCCTTGACCTTCAAGCTACGGCGCCTTACCGCTGACGACGAGGTATCAGAAATTGAAGACTACACGCTGAACCTTATCGATACGCCCGGGCACGTTGATTTTTCCAGCGAAGTATCTACGGCGTCGCGACTTTGCGACGGTGCGTTGGTCATTGTCGATGTCGTGGAAGGCATCTGCTCGCAGACGGTGGCTGTTCTGCGGCAGGTATGGCTCGATGGTCTGCGGacggtgctggtgctgaACAAGATGGACCGCCTGATTACGGAGCTGAAACTGACAcccgacgaggcgcaccATCGCCTCAtgcagcttgtcgagcaggcCAACGCTGTCATTGGCGGCTTCTATGCCGCCGAGCGTATGGAGCAGGACCAGCGGTGgcacgacgagcgcgaccgCCTGCTTGCCGCACGGTCCGAAGGCGGCGAAGACGATTTGCCTGCGTACCGCGAAACCCGCGACGACGATCTCTACTTTgatccgccgcgcggaaatGTGATTTTTGCGAGCGCAATCGACCACTGGGGATTTCGACTGGACCGCTTTGCACAGATGTACGCACGCAAGCTCGGGAGCAAGGAGGCCACCATCCGCCAGTTTCTATGGGGCAATTTCTACCTGGACCCCAAGACCAAACGCGTGCTTACCCAGAAACAGATGCTTAAAGAAAAGCGCAATTTGCGTCCCATGTTTGTCCAGTTTGTCTTGGAGAATATCTGGCGCATTTACGAGCACACGGTCGAGCTCCGGGACCAGGACATGGTCGACAAGATCATTGCCGCGCTCAGCCTCACGATCCACCCACGCGACCTTCGGTCCAAAGACAATACCGCGCTTATGCATGCCATCATGAGCCAATGGCTCCCTCTTTCTCCGTGCACATTCGGCGCGATTGTACACAACCTGCCTTCGCCTGTCGAGGCACAGCCCGTGCGTGTTCCCCACATGATCCGCCTCGATATTGGCTACTTTGCGACGGAGgaggagcttgcgccgcacagtgacctcgagcgcgacctgttcgaggcgcgcgccgggGAGGATGCGTCGCTTGTCGTGTACGTGAGCAAGATGTTTGCCGTGAGCGCCGCAGATCTGCCAGAAAacaagcgcgtgcagctcTCGGCGGACGAaatgcgcgagcgcggacgggcgctgcgtgcgcaaaacGAGCAAGTCCAgtcggccatggccgcaaCAGGTGCCAGTGCCGCGCCccccgcgccgcgcgacgagcaccAAGAGGCGGAGACGCCCGATGCTGAGATAGTGCTtggctttgcgcgcatctaTAGCGGCTCCCTCCGCGTGGGCGAGACGGtatgcgcggtgctgccCAAGTACCGTGTCCATCTCCCGCCAAGCCATCCGTCCAATGCGCCGTTCTTGCGCGAGACGAggatcgatgcgctgtaCATGATGATGGGTCGTGACTTGATTGCCGTACAGCAAGTGCCCGCAGGCAACGTGTTTGCCGTCGGTGGACTCGCCGGCACCATCCTGCGCAACGGAACACTGATGCGGGGTACTGACGAAGTGGTCAACCTTGCGGGCGTACGCCGCAATGCGACGCCGAtcgtgcgcgtcgcgctcgagcccAAGAACCCCGCCGAGATGCCGAAACTAGTTGAAGGTTTGCGCCTGCTGAACCAGGCCGACCCCTGCGTAGAAGTCATGGTCCAGGACAATGGCGAGCATGTGATCCTCACCGCCGGCGAGCTGCACCTCGAGCGCTGCCTCAAAGATTTGCGCGAGCGATTTGCGCGGTGCAAAATCCAGCAGTCGCCGCCCCTCGTGCCGTTTCGCGAGACGGGAGTGAAGGGCACGAAtatgccgccgcccaagacagagggcgcggcgcgcggcacgatccAAGGCACAGCTCTGCAAAACCAAGTCCAGTACACGATCCGCGCCGTGCCCATGCCCGAGGAGCTGGTCGAGTTTTTGGTCGTGAACCAGCCGACCATACGGCGCCTGCATCGGAGCCGGCGGCACCTGTtggaggaggaagaggagaTTGTGCCAGAGGACCACGAATGCGGCGACGAGGACAGGCCcaaggcgcgtcgcgtgccGATGCGCCTTTTTTGGCCCGCCTTGGAGCAGCTCCTGCACCAGCTCGGTCCGAAATGGGCGGGCATCGCGGACCGCATCTGCGCGTTTGGCCCACGGCACACGGGCCCGAATCTGCTAGTGGATTTAAGCGGGCATTTCTTGCGCGGAGGGGTGCGGCAGCGCACCCAAGACCCTTTGCATGCCGTTGGAGAGGTACAACTGAACGACACGCTCGATCGCGAGCTGTCCGATgccgtcgagcacggcTTCCAACTCGCGACCAGCAGCGGCCCACTCGCCGCAGAGCCCATGCAAGGCATGGCCTTTTTTGTCGAGCACGTATCGCTCCACCAagacgcagacgcgccgcgcccaaaGATGGCGCAAGTGGCCTCTGCGCTCATTTctggcgtgcgcgaggcgtgCAAGCAGGGACTGCTTGATTGGTCGCCGCGCCTGATGCTGGCCATGTACTATTCCGAGATCCAAGCTACGCCAGAAGTGCAAGGCAAAGTGCACGCGGTGCTTTCGCGCAGACGCGGACGCGTACTGTCCGAGGAGATGAAAGAAGGCACGCTCTTTTTCACGGTAGGATCGCTGCTCCCTGTCGTGGAGTCTTTTGGTTTTGCCGACGGTACGTTGCCTGTATGCTCACGCAGAAATTCGAAAGCGCAcctcgggcggcgcgagtCCGCAGCTGCTCTTTGCGGGGTACGTTGCCGCACGGCTCACCGCAGCTTCCGTCTATTTGACATGGACCCGTTCTGGGTTCCCACTACAgaggaggagctcgaggaTCTGGGCGAAAAAGGCGATCGCGAGAATGTGGCTAAAAAGTACATGGATATGGTACGGAAACGCAAGGTATGTACGGGACAAGGTGACGAGCCGCAGGGCCTCTTTAccacgcgccgcctcgtcgcgtcggcagaaaagcagcgcacgctgaAATCGAATTAG
- a CDS encoding uncharacterized protein (EggNog:ENOG503NXKE; COG:A): MADKRKDAPLGVQATAITKRVRPDGQGAEMITTPHTAGLSAPLLALTGAHTAEILDCKFSLDGETIAACSADHAVSLWETFGENKNIGMLRGHARAVTSIAWAPAMPRKDRVLVSGSADETVIVWNTVTGEKIRRFRGHKGIVNSVACPRTGRAWCASGSDDGQVMLWDVESKHPVVVLAFGYPLTAVEFSADATQIYVGGIDNAIHVVDIGTKRTLYSLRGHVDSIASLSLSHSGTHLLSSSLDDTVRVWDVRPFAPEARDDARNPRLYRTLKGVMTGFENILIRAAWSADGEQVASGSADRTCTIWDVEKGSVLLKLPGHRGTVTSVALHPRVPILVSASTDRTLLLGAQTP, encoded by the exons ATGGCAGACAAGCGgaaggatgcgccgctgggcgtGCAGGCCACAGCCATCACGAAACGCGTGCGGCCCGACGGCCAGGGAGCGGAGATGATAACCACTCCACACACAGCAGGTCTctcggcgccgctccttgCGCTGACCGGCGCGCACACCGCCGAAATTCTCGACTGCAAGTTTTCGCTCGACGGCGAGACGATCGCCGCGTGTTCGGCGGACCACGCAGTCTCGCTGTGGGAGACATTTGGCGAGAATAAAAACATTGGGATGCTGCGCgggcacgcgcgtgcagtcACGAGCATTGCATGGGCGCCAGCGATGCCGCGCAAAGACCGCGTGCTCGTGTCTGGCTCCGCAGACGAGACGGTGATTGTGTGGAACACGGTGACTGGCGAAAAGATAAGGCGCTTCCGCGGGCACAAGGGGATTGTAAACAGCGTTGCTTGCCCGCGCACGGGGCGTGCATGGTGCGCGTCGGGCTCGGACGATGGACAGGTGATGCTGTGGGATGTAGAGTCTAAGCACCCCGTCGTGGTGCTTGCATTTGGATACCCCCTTACCGCCGTTGAGTTTTCTGCGGATGCGACACAGATCTACGTCGGCGGAATCGATAACGCGATCCATGTGGTCGATATCGGGACGAAACGCACGCTGTACTCGCTTCGGGGGCATGTAGACTCGATCGCGTCGCTCTCGCTCTCACATTCGGGGACGCACTTGCTCTCTTCTTCGCTGGATGATACGGTACGCGTATGGGACGTGCGCCCGTTTGCGccggaagcgcgcgacgacgcaCGGAACCCGCGACTTTACCGGACACTGAAAGGCGTCATGACGGGTTTCGAGAATATCCTGATCAGAGCCGCATGGAGCGCCGATGGGGAGCAAGTCGCGAGCGGAAGCGCCGATCGGACCTGCACGATTTGGGA TGTCGAAAAAGGGAGCGTCTTGCTCAAGTTGCCAGGGCATCGCGGCACAGTAACCTctgttgcgctgcacccACGCGTGCCGATCC TCGTTTCCGCATCCACCGACCGCACCTTGTTGCTGGGTGCACAAACGCCGTAG
- the VPS17 gene encoding Vacuolar protein sorting-associated protein 17 (EggNog:ENOG503NV7M; TransMembrane:1 (i45-64o); COG:U) yields the protein MAKDAHSLQAESTPPPAPPKDVAGPRRACYDKTDYPQIDRSYKELAMYATAVALIGPAIIVPALPLPTPSMLKLPDAEQGTYELHELRTLLVRWFGRMLSEPSLCMHRETRRFIEADYTYEPEICTRKEPRETYRHFMRSSTQIDTLAHVFSGELFVPQAGVASLFGMRTQPKPTPAALFSTQLAAATSLGSADPDEQLALTRTEVTKLEKQLADVASASADVTAARAEVYAAMQDVAGTLIPLATLEDGRGESIRGMLPRTLRGAQTLFSNIAELSEAIQHAEEVSLTGAIEYQQYNMRAARAVLQERAAVVAEHGIAKRVTSNKRQEAEGLRIARTAKPDRVESAMDEVREAEHQEQLLERYLQHVGKSLRESLQRHSVHTHCDLQHTILEHARSSIAYERRVADMIGLSAKDLSAVAQDAQRAAMARANVKRKMTPAQIAAIRAVEGDKEGDKEGSREGDKEGMESKHGDEQGNAQRDEQRGEQGNEQRGEQGDKQRNEQGSTTQSPHEDAKENAENTADSGAEVAAENTDSDTSASLWKDDALQSALQDEIHTSPWDNDSRATDTTTERTSAWHTNPPEESPWCSLPLSSSSPPHTPTCPDSPPQRSPPPAPIQSSLFRPRALNGTFGGLSAADAARSLAGTF from the exons ATGGCCAAAGATGCACACTCCTTGCAGGCAGAAAGCACTCCGCCCCCGGCGCCACCCAAAGATGTCGCTggcccgcgccgcgcgtg CTACGACAAGACCGACTACCCACAAATTGACCGCTCGTACAAAGAGCTTGCCATGTACGCAACGGCAGTTGCGCTAATTGGCCCTGCGATCATTGTGCCTGCTCTGCCATTGCCGACTCCGTCGATGCTGAAACTGCCCGATGCGGAGCAGGGCACGTACGAACTGCACGAACTGCGCACTTTGCTTGTCCGGTGGTTCGGGCGCATGCTCAGCGAGCCCTCtctgtgcatgcaccgcgaAACACGCAGGTTCATCGAGGCCGACTATACGTACGAGCCAGAAATTTGTACGAGAAAAGAGCCGCGCGAGACCTACCGTCACTTTATGCGCTCCTCTACACAGATCGATACACTCGCCCACGTATTTAGCGGCGAGCTGTTTGTGCCGCAAGCGGGCGTTGCGTCTTTGTTCGggatgcgcacgcagccaAAACCAAcgcccgcggcgctgttttcgacgcagctcgcggcagcgacgtcgctcggcagcgccgatcccgacgagcagcttgcgctgaCTAGGACAGAGGTCACGAAATTGGAAAAACAGCTGGCTGATGTCGCGAGTGCGAGTGCAGATGTCacagcggcacgcgcagAAGTGtatgcagcgatgcaggaCGTCGCTGGGACACTGATCCCGCTCGCAACCTTGGAGGATGGCCGCGGGGAGTCGATCCGTGGAATGCTGCCGCGtacattgcgcggcgcacagactCTCTTTTCCAACATCGCCGAGCTCTCGGAAGCGATTCAGCACGCGGAAGAGGTGTCGCTGACGGGCGCGATCGAGTACCAACAGTACAATATGCGCGCAGCCCGCGCAGTGCTACAGGAACGCGCTGCTGTCGTTGCCGAGCATGGGATTGCAAAGCGTGTTACTTCCAACAAGCGACAGGAGGCGGAGGGGCTGCGaatcgcacgcaccgcaaaGCCAGACCGAGTCGAGAGTGCGATGGACGAGGTTAGAGAGGCTGAGCACCAGGAGCAGTTGCTGGAACGCTACTTGCAGCATGTAGGCAAGTCTTTGCGCGAGAgtctgcagcggcacagtgTGCATACGCACTGCGACCTACAACACACGATCCTGGAGCATGCACGGTCCAGTATTGCGTATGAGCGCCGCGTTGCAGATATGATTGGTTTGTCTGCTAAGGATTTGTCTGCTGTCGCTCaagatgcgcagcgtgctgcgatggcgcgtgcgaaTGTGAAGAGGAAGATGACGCCTGCACAGATTGCAGCAATCCGTGCAGTGGAGGGGGATAAGGAAGGGGATAAGGAGGGGAGTCGGGAAGGGGATAAAGAGGGTATGGAGAGTAAGCACGGGGATGAGCAAGGGAATGCGCAAAGGGATGAGCAAAGGGGTGAGCAAGGGAATGAGCAAAGGGGTGAGCAAGGGGATAAGCAGAGGAATGAGCAAGGGAGCACCACGCAGAGTCCCCACGAGGACGCCAAAGAGAATGCTGAAAACACTGCGGACTCCGGCGCCGAGGTGGCCGCGGAAAACACTGACTCCGACACCAGCGCATCCCTATGGAAAGACGACGCTCTGCAGTCTGCACTTCAGGACGAAATACACACGTCTCCATGGGACAATGATTCTCGCGCTACAGATACCACAACAGAGCGCACCTCCGCATGGCACACCAATCCCCCGGAGGAATCGCCATGGTGCTCGCTCCCTCTCTCATCCTCTTCTCCGCCCCACACACCAACGTGCCCAGACTCTCCGCCCCAACGCTCTCCACCCCCCGCGCCCATCCAATCCTCCCTCTTCCGTCCACGTGCTCTCAACGGCACCTTTGGCGGCCTctccgccgccgacgcggcgcgctcgctTGCAGGCACGTTTTAG